The following DNA comes from Serpentinimonas raichei.
CATCTCCATCGACGGCCACGTCGAGGGCTGGTTCACCGACGACACGCCCAAGCGCTTCGAGGCTTATGGCTGGAACGTGATCGCCCGCGTGAATGGGCACGACCCGGCGGCGGTGCAGGCGGCGCTGCTGCAGGCCAAACAGCAGGTCACGGCCGCCGACGGCAAGCCAACCCTGATCTGCTGCCAGACCGTGATCGGCCAGGGTTCACCCAACAAGGCCGGCACGCACGACGTGCACGGCGCCGCGCTTGGGGCCGCCGAAGTCGCGGCCACGCGCGCCGCGCTGGGCTGGGAGCACCCGCCGTTCGAGATTCCGGCCGACCTCACCAGCGCCTGGGACGCACGCGCCAGCGGGGCCGTGGCCGAGGGCGACTGGCACCGGCGCTGGCTGGCCTACCGCAGCGAGTACCCGCAACTGGCGGCCGAGTTCGAGCGCCGCATGGCGGGCCAGTTGCCCGCCGATTTCGCCGCCAAGCTGACGCCGCTGCTCGAAGCCATCGCCGCCAAGCCCGAGGCTATAGCCACCCGCAAAGCCAGCCAGAACGCGCTCGACGCGCTGGCCCCGCTGTTGCCCGAGTTCTTTGGCGGCAGCGCCGACCTCACCGGCTCCAATCTGACCAACTTCAAGGGCTGCGTCAAAGCCGGCCGCGACACCTGGGGCAACCACCTGAGCTACGGCGTGCGCGAGTTCGGCATGGCCGCGATCATGAACGGCATCGCCCTGCACGGCGGCTACCTGCCCTACGGCGGCACCTTCCTCACCTTCAGCGACTACTCGCGCAATGCCATCCGCATGGCGGCGCTGATGAAGCAGCGCGTGATCCACGTATTCACCCACGACAGCATCGGCCTAGGCGAAGACGGCCCCACGCACCAGTCGATCGAGCACGTTCCCTCTCTGCGCCTGATTCCGGGTCTGGACGTTTGGCGCCCGGCCGACGGGCTGGAAACCGCCGTGGCCTGGGCCAGCGCCATCGAGCGCCGCGACGGCCCGGCCGCGCTGTGCCTGTCGCGCCAGAACCTGCCCCGTGTCAGCAGCCTGGCGCAAGCCGAGGCCATCCGCCAAGGCGGCTACGTGCTGGCTGAAGTGGCCGACCCCCAAGCGCTGATCGTCGCCACCGGGTCTGAGGTCGAAATCGCGCTGCAGGCGCAGGCCGCACTGGCGGCCGAGGGCGTGCGCGTGCGCGTGGTCTCCATGCCTTGCACCAACGTGTTTGACCGCCAGCCGCAGGCCTACCAAGACAAGGTGCTGCCGCCCAACCTGCCTGCTGTGGCAATCGAGGCCGCCCAACCGGATTTTTGGCACAAATACGTGGGGCGCAGCGGCACCGTGCTGGGCATGGCAACCTATGGCGAATCGGCCCCGGCCAAAGACCTGTACCGCCATTTTGGCCTCACCGCCGAGCGCGCCGCCGAGGCCGTGCGCGCTTTGTTGAGCCGCGCCCCGGCCAGCCATTGAGTCCCTTGCGGCCCTCGACCCCACCCCATCCATTCAGACCAGCCCCCGCCCCGTGAACCCTGCCCACCCCTACGACCTGATTCTGTTCGACCTCGACGGCACCCTGATCGAGACCGCGCCCGAGATCGCCGACGCCGTCAACGACACCTTGCGCGAGCTCGGGCACGCGCCCGCCAGCGAGCAGCAGATCACCGACTGGATCGGGCACGGCACGCGCGAGCTGCTGTTGCAGGCGCTGGCGCAAGCCAAGCAGAGCGCAGTGGAAGCGGAGCGCCAGAGCAGCGGCTTTGCCGCCATCGAGGCCCGCTTTGGCCAGCACTACCTGCAGCGCTGCGGCAGCCGCAGCCAGCTCTACCCGCAGGTGCGCCAGACGCTGGATGCGCTGCGCGCCGCTGGGGTGCGGCTGGTGCTGATGACCAACAAAGAAACCCGCTACACCGAGGCCGTGCTGCAGGCGCACCAGTTGCACGCGGCTTTCGACCGCGTGGTCTGCGGCGACACGCTGGCGGTGAAAAAGCCCAACCCGGCCGGCATCCAAAGCTGCCTAGAGCAGTTTGGCGTGGCGCCCGAGCGCGCCCTGTTCGTGGGCGATTCCTCCATCGACGTGGCCACCGCGCGCAACGCCGGCCTCGCGGTCTGGGTGCTGCCCTACGGCTACAACATGGGCCAGCCGATCGAGGCCAGCGCGCCCGATCGGGTGATCGACCACATCGGGGCCTTGCTGGCACCCGCCCCAGCCTTACAATTTTAAGTTTTAACCCCGGAGACTTTCCATCATGAGCATCAAGGTCGGCATCAACGGTTTCGGGCGCATTGGGCGCATGGTGTTTCGCGCCGCCATCGCCGAGTTCAAAGACATACAAATCGTCGCCATCAACGACTTGCTCGAGCCCGAGTACCTGGCCTACATGCTGCAATACGACAGCGTGCACGGCCGTTTCAAGGGTGAGGTGGCGGTCGAGGGCAAGGACCTGATCGTCAACGGCCAGCGCATCCGCCTGACGGCCGAAAAAGACCCGTCCAACCTGAAATGGGGCGAAGTCGGGGCCGATGTGGTGATCGAATCCACCGGCATCTTCCTGACCAAAGAAGGCGCGCAAAAACACCTCGACGCCGGGGCCAAAAAAGTCATCATGTCGGCGCCCTCCAAAGACGACACGCCGATGTTCGTCTATGGCGTCAACCACGCTTCCTACGCCGGCCAGGCCATCATCAGCAACGCCAGCTGCACCACCAACTGCCTGGCCCCGGTGGCCAAGGTGTTGAACGACAAATGGGGCATCAAGCGCGGCCTCATGACCACCGTCCACGCCGCCACCGCGACCCAGAAAACCGTGGATTCCCCCTCCAACAAAGACTGGCGCGGCGGCCGTGGCATCCTCGAAAACATCATCCCCAGCAGCACCGGCGCCGCCAAGGCGGTGGGCGTGGTGATCCCGGCCATCAAGGGCAAGCTCACCGGCATGGCGTTTCGGGTGCCGACCTCCGACGTGTCGGTGGTGGACCTCACGGTCGAACTCGAGCGGCCCGCCAGCTACGCCGAGATCTGCGCCGAAATGAAGGCCCAAAGCCAGGGCGCGCTCAAGGGTGTGCTCGGCTACACCGAAGACAAGGTGGTGGCGAGCGACTTCCGCGGCGAGCGCTGCACCAGCGTGTTCGACGCCGATGCCGGCATCGCTCTAGACAGCACCTTCGTCAAGGTCGTGGCTTGGTACGACAACGAGTGGGGCTACTCCTGCAAGTGCCTGGACATGGCGCGCGTGGTCGCCACGGCTGCGAAATAAGAAGGGCGCGCGCGATGAACTTCCTGCGTTTTTCCGATCTCTGCGCCAGTGGCCAAGCCACGGGCAAGCGGGTGTTCATCCGCGCCGACCTCAATGTTCCCCTGGAGGCGAGCCCTCACGCTGCGCTGCCCCCCGAGGGGGCTGACTCCGGCTTGGGGCGGCCCGGCGCCGGAGTCGCAACCTTGCAAATCACCGAAGACACGCGCATCCGCGCCAGCCTGCCTGCCATCCGCATGGCGCTGGCCGCCGGGGCCGCCGTGATGGTGACTTCGCACCTCGGGCGCCCGACTGAAGGCCTGTGGCGCGCCGAAGACTCGCTGGCCCCGGTGGCGGCGCGCCTGAGCGAGCTGCTGGGCCGCCCGGTGCCCTTGATCGCCGACTGGGTCGATGGGGGTTTCGAGGTGCAACCCGGCCAACTGGTGCTGCTGGAAAACTGCCGCCTGAACAAGGGTGAAAAGAAAAACAGCCCCGAACTGGCGGCCAAACTCGGGCGGCTGTGTGACATTTTTGTACACGACGCCTTTGGCACCGCGCACCGCGCCGAGGGCACCACCTACGGCATCGCCGAAACGGCGCCGCTGGCCTGCGCCGGCCCCCTGCTGGCGGCCGAAATGGACGCCATCAGCAATGCGCTTGGCCTGCCCTTCGCCGGGCCGCCCCAAGAAGGGCAGCACCCCCTAGGGGGGCCTGGCGAAGCCAGGGTTGGGGGCACGTTACCGAAGCGCCCGCTGCTGGCGATCGTGGCCGGCTCCAAGGTGTCCACCAAGCTCACCATTTTGCAAAGCCTGGCCGACAAGGTCGATGGGCTGATCGTGGGTGGCGGCATCGCCAACACCTTCATGCTCGCCGCCGGGCTGCCGATTGGCAACAGCCTTGCCGAGCCGGATCTGCTCGAGCAGGCGCGCAGCGTCATGGCTGCGATGAAAGCGCGCGGGGCCGAGGTGCCGATCCCCACCGACGTAGTGGTGGCCAAGCGCTTTGCCGCCGACGCCGAGGCCAGCGTGAAAGCGGTGGCCGACGTGGCCGCCGACGACCTGATCCTGGACATTGGCCCCGAGACCGCCGCCCGCTTGGCGGCCCTGCTCGAAAGCGCAGGCACCATCGTCTGGAACGGCCCCGTGGGGGTGTTCGAGTTCGACGCTTTCGCTGGTGGCACCGAGGCCATCGCGCGCGCCATCGCGGCCAGCCCGGCCTTCAGCATCGCCGGTGGCGGCGACACGCTGGCGGCGATTGCCAAATACGGCATCGAACCGCAGGTGGGCTACATCTCGACCGGCGGCGGGGCCTTCCTCGAAGTGCTCGAAGGCCGCACCCTGCCCGCCTTCGAGGTGCTGGCGCGGCGCGCCGCAGCCTGATTCTTTTTACAGCAACGGAGACTTTCATGGCCCTCATTTCCCTGCGTCAACTGCTGGACCACGCCGCCGAACACGGCTACGGTCTGCCCGCATTCAACGTCAACAACCTGGAGCAGGTGCAAGCCATCATGCAGGCCGCCGCGGCGGTCAACAGCCCGGTGATTTTGCAAGGCTCGGCCGGGGCGCGCTCCTACGCCGGCGAGCCCTTTTTGCGCCATCTGATCGCTGCCGCCATCGAGATGTACCCGCACATCCCGGTCTGTATGCACCAAGATCATGGCGCCACGCCGGGGATTTGCTTTCGCTCCATCCAGTCGGGCTTTAGCTCGGTGATGATGGACGGCAGCCTGCGCGAAGACGGCAAAACCCCGGCCAGCTACGAGTACAACGTCGAGGTCACGCGCAAAGTGGTCGAGCTCGCGCACGCCTGCGGCGTCTCGGTCGAGGGCGAGCTGGGCTGCTTGGGCTCGCTCGAAACCGGCAAAGCCGGCGAGGAAGACGGCCACGGCGCCGAAGGCGAGCTCGACCACTCGATGCTGCTCACCGACCCCGACGAAGCCGCCGACTTCGTGCAAAAAACCCAAGTCGATGCGCTGGCCATCGCCATTGGCACCAGCCACGGTGCCTACAAGTTCAGCAGCAAGCCCACCGGCAAGGTGCTGCGCATCGACCGCGTGAAGGAAATCCACCAGCGCATCCCCAATGTGCACCTAGTCATGCACGGCTCCTCCAGCGTGCCCGAAGACTGGCTGGCGGTCATCAACCAGCACGGCGGCGACATGGGCCAGACCTACGGCGTGCCGGTGGAAGAAATCGTCGAAGGCATCAAAAACGGCGTGCGCAAGGTCAATATCGACACCGATTTGCGCATGGCCAGCACCGGCGCCATCCGCCGCCACTTGGCCGCCGATCGCAAAAACTTCGACCCGCGCAAATTCCTCAAAGAAGCCACCAAAGCCATGCAAGCGATCTGCGAAGACCGCTACCGCGCCTTTGGCTCGGCCGGCATGGCGTCCAAAATCGGCGCCATCTACTCGCTGGAAGCGATGCAAAAGCGCTACGACAAGGGCGAGCTCAAGCCGCTGATCGGCTAAGCCAAAACATCGGCTAAGCCAAAACCCCGCCTGCGCAGCGGGGTTTTTTTACACCTTGGCGGCGGCGGCGTCCGGGGTCTTGCGCGGCAAAATCTGGATGTCTTGCACGATTGCCTTGATGCGGTAGCCGCGCTCCATCAGGGCGTCGATGTCTTCCAGCACTCCCATCAGCCGCCGCTCCGACAAGATGATGTGGATCATCACATTGCTGTCGCTGGGCAGGGTGCCGGTGTTGAGCCCGGAAGTGCCGGCCCCGGTGACGGCAGCCACGGTGTAGCCGCCGATGCCGCGCGGGGCAAGGGTTTCGATCACCATGCGCTGCAAGGGCTTGGCGGTGATCAAGATGAGCATCTTTTTCTGTTCGAGTTCGCGTTTCATGGCAGTTCTCTAGGGTGGGCAATGGGGGCAGTGGACTTAAGAAAGGCTGCTTGGACACAAGGATCGGGCGTCTTGCATTTGAACTGCAATGGGCCTGGCGCGGGGCCGTGAGGCGGGCTTGGGCTCAAATAAAGATGCGCTCCGAGCCCATCACCGGGCCTCAAATCACCTTGTATAGCCACACCGCGTAGCTGTAGTACAGCGGCAGCCCGAGCAGCAGATTGAAAGGCAAGGTGATGCCCAGCGCCGAAGTCAGGTAAATGCCAGGGTTGGCCTGTGGCAGCGAAGCGCGGCAAGCCGCCGGGGCGTCGATGAAAGAGGCGCTGGCGCACAAGGCCCCAAACACAAAGGAGCCGCCCACACCGAGGCCGATGGCCTGCCCCAGCGATACCCCGACGATGCCATTAAAAACCGGCATCAGCGTGCCAAAGCCGAGCATGAACCAGCCCACGTCGCGAAAGGCGCGGATGTGGCGCGCCGCCGTCATGCCCATCTCAAGCAGGAACAGCATCAACATGCCGCGGAACAGGTCGTCGTAAAAGGGCGAAATCTGCTGCCACTGGGCGTCGGTGGTGAGAAAGCCGATCATCATGCCGCCACCCAGCAACACGATGCCGCGCCCGCGCAGGGTGTCGAGCAGCAGCTCGCCGATGCGAATCTGGTTCGGGTTGGCCTGGTTGCTGGCGGCCAGTTCGCGCGCCATCGCCACCCGCGCAATCAAGAGCGAGAAGATGACGGCAAACTCCATCAGCGCCACCATCGCCACCATGTAGCCACCGGCCGGGGTGCCCATGGCGGTGGCCAGTGTGAGCGATGAGAAAAAGGTGGCGGTCGAGACCGAGCCATAGTGCGCCGCCAGCGCGGCCGCGTTGCTGATGTCAAAGCGCCCCAGCAGCCGCGTCACCGAATAGACCAACAGCGGAATGGCCACGACCATGAACAGCGTCAGGCCCAGCAGCGGCAGCAGCCCGCCCAAGTCGGCCTGCGCCAGTTCGCGCCCGCCCTCGAGGCCAATGGAGAACAGCAGGTAGATCGCCAGCAGGCTGATCACCGCCGCCGGCAGTTCGAGTTCGCTGCGCAAAAAACCCGCAATCGCCCCCAAAATGAAGGCGAGGATAATGGGTTGGATCAGGTTGGCGATCAGCAGGTCGAAGCCGGGCATGGTGTCTCTCTCGCTTGTTGCTAAGGGTCAGTGGCGGATTAGACCGATGATGATCATTCAGGTAAAGTCACAAATAATTTACAGTCAACTAAGGTTATTATTAACTTGGCTCCGGTTTTGAGTCGGCGCCTCTCTGGCGCCTTGGGTTTCTGCGTGTCTGCGCTGGCCCATGCCCCGGCTCACACCTTGCTGCACTGACCTCGGGCGGGCTTAGAATGGCTAGGAGCAACTTAGGAAGCCCCACACCATGGCCCGCACCCCCTCGACCATGCGCACGCTCGGCAGCGCTGCCCCCGACTTCACCTTGCCCGAGCCGCTCAGCGGGCGCCAGGTGGGTTTGGCCGATTTCAGCGGTCAACCGTTGCTGGTGCTGTTTACTTGCAACCACTGCCCGTTCGTGCTGCACATCCTCGACGAACTGGTGCGGGTGCTGAACCACGCCCAAGCCCAAGGTTTGGCGGTGGTGGCGATCAACGCCAACGACGTGGTGCGCTACCCCGACGACGCGCCCGACCAAATGGCGCAACTGGCGCAGCAGCGAGGCTTTGCCTTTCCCTATCTGTTCGATGAAAGCCAGGCGGTGGCGCAGGCCTACCAAGCAGCTTGCACGCCCGATTTCTTCCTCTATGACGCAGCGCACCGTCTGGTCTATCGCGGCCAGTTCGACGACGCCCGCCCCGGCAAT
Coding sequences within:
- a CDS encoding sodium-dependent bicarbonate transport family permease is translated as MPGFDLLIANLIQPIILAFILGAIAGFLRSELELPAAVISLLAIYLLFSIGLEGGRELAQADLGGLLPLLGLTLFMVVAIPLLVYSVTRLLGRFDISNAAALAAHYGSVSTATFFSSLTLATAMGTPAGGYMVAMVALMEFAVIFSLLIARVAMARELAASNQANPNQIRIGELLLDTLRGRGIVLLGGGMMIGFLTTDAQWQQISPFYDDLFRGMLMLFLLEMGMTAARHIRAFRDVGWFMLGFGTLMPVFNGIVGVSLGQAIGLGVGGSFVFGALCASASFIDAPAACRASLPQANPGIYLTSALGITLPFNLLLGLPLYYSYAVWLYKVI
- a CDS encoding thioredoxin family protein encodes the protein MARTPSTMRTLGSAAPDFTLPEPLSGRQVGLADFSGQPLLVLFTCNHCPFVLHILDELVRVLNHAQAQGLAVVAINANDVVRYPDDAPDQMAQLAQQRGFAFPYLFDESQAVAQAYQAACTPDFFLYDAAHRLVYRGQFDDARPGNGVPVTGADLRPAIEAVLAGRAPAAEQRPSLGCNIKWKPGHEPL
- the gap gene encoding type I glyceraldehyde-3-phosphate dehydrogenase, which produces MSIKVGINGFGRIGRMVFRAAIAEFKDIQIVAINDLLEPEYLAYMLQYDSVHGRFKGEVAVEGKDLIVNGQRIRLTAEKDPSNLKWGEVGADVVIESTGIFLTKEGAQKHLDAGAKKVIMSAPSKDDTPMFVYGVNHASYAGQAIISNASCTTNCLAPVAKVLNDKWGIKRGLMTTVHAATATQKTVDSPSNKDWRGGRGILENIIPSSTGAAKAVGVVIPAIKGKLTGMAFRVPTSDVSVVDLTVELERPASYAEICAEMKAQSQGALKGVLGYTEDKVVASDFRGERCTSVFDADAGIALDSTFVKVVAWYDNEWGYSCKCLDMARVVATAAK
- the tkt gene encoding transketolase, which codes for MKNPSPELARRMANAIRMLSVDAVEKAKSGHPGAPMGMAEIAEVLWNRHLKHNPLNPHWPDRDRFVLSNGHGSMLVYSLLHLTGYDLPLRELQNFRQLHSKTAGHPEVGITPGIETTTGPLGQGLANAVGMALAEKLLATEFNRPGHAVVDHHTYVFLGDGCLMEGISHEVCSLAGTLRLPKLIAFYDDNGISIDGHVEGWFTDDTPKRFEAYGWNVIARVNGHDPAAVQAALLQAKQQVTAADGKPTLICCQTVIGQGSPNKAGTHDVHGAALGAAEVAATRAALGWEHPPFEIPADLTSAWDARASGAVAEGDWHRRWLAYRSEYPQLAAEFERRMAGQLPADFAAKLTPLLEAIAAKPEAIATRKASQNALDALAPLLPEFFGGSADLTGSNLTNFKGCVKAGRDTWGNHLSYGVREFGMAAIMNGIALHGGYLPYGGTFLTFSDYSRNAIRMAALMKQRVIHVFTHDSIGLGEDGPTHQSIEHVPSLRLIPGLDVWRPADGLETAVAWASAIERRDGPAALCLSRQNLPRVSSLAQAEAIRQGGYVLAEVADPQALIVATGSEVEIALQAQAALAAEGVRVRVVSMPCTNVFDRQPQAYQDKVLPPNLPAVAIEAAQPDFWHKYVGRSGTVLGMATYGESAPAKDLYRHFGLTAERAAEAVRALLSRAPASH
- the fba gene encoding class II fructose-bisphosphate aldolase (catalyzes the reversible aldol condensation of dihydroxyacetonephosphate and glyceraldehyde 3-phosphate in the Calvin cycle, glycolysis, and/or gluconeogenesis), with translation MALISLRQLLDHAAEHGYGLPAFNVNNLEQVQAIMQAAAAVNSPVILQGSAGARSYAGEPFLRHLIAAAIEMYPHIPVCMHQDHGATPGICFRSIQSGFSSVMMDGSLREDGKTPASYEYNVEVTRKVVELAHACGVSVEGELGCLGSLETGKAGEEDGHGAEGELDHSMLLTDPDEAADFVQKTQVDALAIAIGTSHGAYKFSSKPTGKVLRIDRVKEIHQRIPNVHLVMHGSSSVPEDWLAVINQHGGDMGQTYGVPVEEIVEGIKNGVRKVNIDTDLRMASTGAIRRHLAADRKNFDPRKFLKEATKAMQAICEDRYRAFGSAGMASKIGAIYSLEAMQKRYDKGELKPLIG
- a CDS encoding phosphoglycolate phosphatase — protein: MNPAHPYDLILFDLDGTLIETAPEIADAVNDTLRELGHAPASEQQITDWIGHGTRELLLQALAQAKQSAVEAERQSSGFAAIEARFGQHYLQRCGSRSQLYPQVRQTLDALRAAGVRLVLMTNKETRYTEAVLQAHQLHAAFDRVVCGDTLAVKKPNPAGIQSCLEQFGVAPERALFVGDSSIDVATARNAGLAVWVLPYGYNMGQPIEASAPDRVIDHIGALLAPAPALQF
- a CDS encoding P-II family nitrogen regulator, with the translated sequence MKRELEQKKMLILITAKPLQRMVIETLAPRGIGGYTVAAVTGAGTSGLNTGTLPSDSNVMIHIILSERRLMGVLEDIDALMERGYRIKAIVQDIQILPRKTPDAAAAKV
- a CDS encoding phosphoglycerate kinase, translating into MNFLRFSDLCASGQATGKRVFIRADLNVPLEASPHAALPPEGADSGLGRPGAGVATLQITEDTRIRASLPAIRMALAAGAAVMVTSHLGRPTEGLWRAEDSLAPVAARLSELLGRPVPLIADWVDGGFEVQPGQLVLLENCRLNKGEKKNSPELAAKLGRLCDIFVHDAFGTAHRAEGTTYGIAETAPLACAGPLLAAEMDAISNALGLPFAGPPQEGQHPLGGPGEARVGGTLPKRPLLAIVAGSKVSTKLTILQSLADKVDGLIVGGGIANTFMLAAGLPIGNSLAEPDLLEQARSVMAAMKARGAEVPIPTDVVVAKRFAADAEASVKAVADVAADDLILDIGPETAARLAALLESAGTIVWNGPVGVFEFDAFAGGTEAIARAIAASPAFSIAGGGDTLAAIAKYGIEPQVGYISTGGGAFLEVLEGRTLPAFEVLARRAAA